The following proteins come from a genomic window of Actinacidiphila yeochonensis CN732:
- a CDS encoding TerD family protein: MGVTLAKGGNVSLSKAAPNLTQVQIGLGWRARSTTGAEFDLDASALLCGGGRVLGDDYFVFYNNLKSPDGSVEHTGDELVGGSGGDDETILVDLAKVPATVDKIVFPVSIYDADVRVQTFGQVSDAYIRVLNQSDGSELARYDLTEDASTETAMIFGELYRYNGEWKFRAVGQGYASGLRGIALDFGVNVS; this comes from the coding sequence ATGGGCGTCACGCTCGCCAAGGGGGGCAACGTCTCCCTGTCCAAGGCGGCTCCGAACCTCACCCAGGTGCAGATCGGCCTGGGGTGGAGGGCGCGTTCCACCACGGGTGCCGAATTCGACCTGGACGCCAGCGCGCTGCTGTGCGGGGGCGGCCGGGTCCTGGGCGACGACTACTTCGTCTTCTACAACAACCTGAAGAGCCCTGACGGTTCGGTGGAGCACACCGGCGACGAACTGGTCGGCGGCAGCGGCGGCGACGACGAGACGATCCTCGTCGACCTGGCAAAGGTCCCGGCGACCGTCGACAAGATCGTCTTCCCGGTGTCGATCTACGACGCTGACGTGCGCGTGCAGACCTTCGGCCAGGTCAGCGACGCCTACATCCGGGTGCTCAACCAGAGCGACGGCAGCGAGTTGGCCCGCTACGACCTCACCGAGGACGCCTCCACGGAGACGGCGATGATCTTCGGCGAGCTCTACCGCTACAACGGCGAGTGGAAGTTCCGGGCGGTGGGGCAGGGGTACGCCTCCGGACTGCGCGGCATCGCCCTAGACTTCGGGGTCAACGTTTCGTAA
- a CDS encoding TerD family protein — MGVSLSKGGNVSLTKEAPNLTAVVVGLGWDARTTTGADFDLDASALLTDAQGKVLSDQHFVFFNNLKSPDGSVEHTGDNLTGEGDGDDEVINVDLAGVPADVAKIVFPVSIYDAEPRQQSFGQVRNAYIRVVNAADGGELARYDLTEDASTETAMIFGELYRNGAEWKFRAIGQGYASGLRGIAQDFGVNV, encoded by the coding sequence GTGGGAGTCAGCCTCAGCAAGGGCGGAAACGTCTCACTCACGAAGGAGGCGCCCAACCTCACGGCCGTCGTGGTCGGACTGGGCTGGGACGCCCGTACCACCACGGGCGCGGACTTCGACCTGGACGCGAGCGCGCTGCTCACCGACGCGCAGGGCAAGGTCCTCTCCGACCAGCACTTCGTCTTCTTCAACAACCTGAAGAGCCCCGACGGCTCGGTGGAGCACACCGGGGACAACCTCACCGGCGAGGGCGACGGCGACGACGAGGTGATCAACGTCGACCTGGCCGGCGTCCCCGCCGACGTGGCCAAGATCGTCTTCCCGGTGTCGATCTACGACGCGGAGCCCCGCCAGCAGAGCTTCGGCCAGGTGCGCAACGCCTACATACGGGTGGTCAACGCCGCCGACGGCGGCGAGTTGGCCCGCTACGACCTCACCGAGGACGCCTCCACGGAGACGGCGATGATCTTCGGCGAGCTCTACCGCAACGGCGCCGAGTGGAAGTTCCGCGCCATCGGCCAGGGCTACGCCTCCGGACTGCGCGGCATCGCCCAGGACTTCGGCGTCAACGTCTGA
- a CDS encoding TerD family protein, with product MTHAMMKGSNIPLEAAGVRAVLRWSPGPAVPDVDACVLLLGTDGRVRSDADFVFYNAPRHPSGLARHLPKKRVPEGLTDTVEVDLAALERTVDRVVLAASCDGGPFGLVRDLALSLYDTAGAQHAAPVAVFEVEPDTGQETALICGELYRRGEGWKFRALGQGYASGLVGLATEFGVAVDDGEPEQPVAPLAGSPAAQPAGGTGTGTAASPEARPSAVYGYPLAAPYPGHVPAQPAYGYPQPTAPAHGRQQPAAAPQGPAGRRSPARPPTSPRCRSSPRRSRPSTSSRSRPTPPTATRSRWPPPRRPPGRL from the coding sequence ATGACGCACGCGATGATGAAGGGCTCGAACATCCCGCTGGAGGCCGCCGGGGTCCGTGCGGTGCTGCGCTGGAGCCCGGGGCCGGCCGTGCCCGACGTCGACGCGTGCGTGCTGCTGCTCGGTACGGACGGCCGCGTCCGCTCCGACGCCGACTTCGTCTTCTACAACGCGCCCCGGCACCCCTCCGGGCTGGCCCGCCACCTGCCGAAGAAGCGCGTCCCCGAGGGGCTGACCGACACCGTCGAGGTGGACCTGGCGGCACTGGAGCGGACGGTGGACCGGGTGGTGCTGGCGGCCTCCTGCGACGGCGGGCCGTTCGGCCTGGTGCGCGACCTCGCGCTGTCGCTGTACGACACGGCCGGGGCGCAGCACGCCGCGCCCGTCGCCGTCTTCGAGGTGGAGCCCGACACCGGGCAGGAGACCGCCCTGATCTGCGGCGAGCTCTACCGCAGGGGTGAGGGCTGGAAGTTCCGCGCGCTGGGCCAGGGCTATGCCTCCGGGCTGGTCGGGCTGGCGACGGAGTTCGGCGTCGCGGTCGACGACGGCGAGCCGGAGCAGCCCGTGGCCCCCCTGGCGGGCTCGCCGGCCGCCCAGCCCGCGGGCGGCACCGGCACCGGCACCGCCGCCTCCCCCGAAGCCCGGCCCTCCGCCGTCTACGGCTACCCGCTGGCCGCGCCGTACCCCGGCCACGTGCCCGCGCAGCCCGCCTACGGCTACCCGCAGCCCACCGCGCCCGCCCACGGCCGGCAGCAGCCGGCGGCCGCCCCGCAGGGCCCGGCCGGCCGCCGTTCCCCGGCGCGCCCGCCAACGTCCCCCCGATGCCGCAGCAGCCCCCGGCGCAGCCGCCCGTCCACCAGCAGCCGCAGCCGGCCTACCCCGCCTACGGCTACCCGCAGCCGGTGGCCGCCACCGCGCAGGCCGCCAGGGCGCCTCTGA
- a CDS encoding DUF3052 domain-containing protein — MSATADHAEERTNPASRLGFEPGQVVQELGYDEDCDQELREGIEDLTGEELADEEYDDVPDAVLLWFREDDGDLTDALVDATSTVDAGAPIWLMTPKTGRDGHVEPSEIGEAAQTAGLAQTSSVNAAKDWTGSRLVTPKTAKAGKR, encoded by the coding sequence GTGAGCGCGACCGCGGACCACGCGGAGGAGCGGACCAACCCGGCGAGCCGGCTTGGTTTCGAGCCCGGACAGGTGGTCCAGGAGCTCGGGTACGACGAGGACTGCGACCAGGAGCTTCGTGAGGGCATCGAGGACCTCACGGGCGAGGAGCTCGCCGACGAGGAGTACGACGACGTCCCCGACGCCGTCCTCCTCTGGTTCCGTGAGGACGACGGCGATCTCACCGACGCGCTCGTCGACGCGACGTCGACCGTCGACGCCGGTGCGCCGATCTGGCTCATGACGCCGAAGACCGGACGGGACGGGCACGTCGAGCCGAGCGAGATCGGCGAGGCGGCGCAGACGGCCGGCCTGGCGCAGACCAGCAGCGTCAACGCGGCGAAGGACTGGACCGGGAGCCGTCTCGTCACGCCGAAGACGGCGAAGGCCGGCAAGCGGTAG
- a CDS encoding alpha/beta hydrolase, whose product MTPVSRRLSPVSLRALLALAVLCVMVSTTGWTAVRPPAAEGARAAAVAAWMTGSAGLRQLPAPTSPPAAISHFFASLTAAQRARLAERYPLVVGNLDGVSPTLRYRANRLALAEQQTRARRLAHSGELNFSGQRQASELATRYASLLTPGRQILAFDPTGSGLVAEVFGDLSTARRVAVVVPGSDTDVLDFESANKPYEAPVGMGQALYEAERREAPDAHTAVIAWAGYTAPVGLGLDASTGTLAERGAPRLESLLASLPRRATVSLFCHSYGSVLCGVAAPHLPHGRVRDLAVFGSPGMRADRVSDLRTTAHVWAARDSGDWISDVPYVEFAGLGHGADPVSAAFGARVLSAAGADGHSGYFAPGSTSLADFADIALGRYGSVVCRSGASCTTGLR is encoded by the coding sequence GTGACCCCCGTTTCCCGGCGGTTGAGCCCCGTCTCGCTGCGCGCCCTGCTGGCGCTGGCGGTGCTCTGCGTGATGGTCTCCACCACCGGGTGGACGGCGGTACGCCCACCCGCCGCCGAGGGGGCCCGCGCCGCGGCGGTCGCGGCCTGGATGACCGGGTCGGCCGGCCTGCGGCAGCTCCCCGCCCCCACCTCCCCGCCCGCCGCCATCAGCCACTTCTTCGCCTCCCTGACCGCCGCCCAGCGGGCGCGGCTGGCGGAGCGCTACCCGCTGGTCGTCGGCAACCTCGACGGCGTCTCCCCGACCCTGCGCTACCGGGCCAACCGGCTCGCGCTGGCCGAGCAGCAGACCCGGGCGCGGCGGTTGGCCCACTCCGGGGAGCTGAACTTCTCCGGCCAGCGGCAGGCGTCGGAGCTGGCCACGCGGTACGCCTCCCTGCTGACGCCCGGACGGCAGATCCTCGCCTTCGACCCGACCGGCAGCGGGCTGGTCGCCGAGGTCTTCGGCGACCTCTCCACGGCCCGGCGGGTCGCCGTGGTGGTGCCCGGCTCCGACACCGACGTCCTGGACTTCGAGTCGGCGAACAAGCCGTACGAGGCGCCCGTCGGCATGGGGCAGGCACTGTACGAGGCGGAGCGGCGGGAGGCGCCGGACGCGCACACCGCCGTCATCGCCTGGGCCGGCTACACCGCGCCGGTGGGCCTCGGCCTGGACGCCTCCACCGGCACCCTCGCCGAACGCGGCGCGCCGCGGCTGGAGAGCCTGCTGGCGTCGCTGCCGCGCCGCGCGACCGTCTCGCTGTTCTGCCACTCCTACGGCTCGGTGCTGTGCGGGGTGGCCGCGCCGCACCTGCCGCACGGTCGGGTCCGCGACCTGGCGGTCTTCGGCAGCCCCGGCATGCGCGCCGACCGCGTCTCGGACCTGCGCACCACCGCCCACGTGTGGGCGGCCCGGGACTCCGGGGACTGGATCAGCGACGTGCCGTACGTGGAGTTCGCCGGGCTCGGCCACGGCGCCGACCCCGTCTCGGCCGCCTTCGGCGCCCGGGTGCTCAGCGCGGCCGGGGCCGACGGCCACTCCGGCTACTTCGCCCCGGGCAGCACGAGCCTGGCCGACTTCGCGGACATAGCGCTGGGCCGGTACGGGTCCGTCGTATGCCGCTCGGGTGCCTCCTGCACCACCGGTCTCAGGTGA
- a CDS encoding HpcH/HpaI aldolase/citrate lyase family protein, whose translation MRHFGHLSSDTRMGLFHREPQEFTADAPAHTLAVALGATLYSPATRESLADDVLKQAERGVVSMVLCLEDSIDDRDVAAGESNLVAQFAALAAHSAAGRGLPLLFIRVRTAEQITDLVERLGEDVRLLSGFVLPKFTEESGGPFLEALTLAEAACGRRLFAMPVLESPQLLHLETRVETLAGISRTVEKYRDRVLALRLGVTDFCSGYGLRRAPAMTAYDVQIVASVIADVVNVFGRADGSGFTVTGPVWEYFRHHERMFKPLLRHSPFTPEAEDLRETLLAKDMDGLLREIELDRANGLQGKTCIHPSHVPVVNSLNVVSHEEYCDAADILREDRSGGGVLRSAYTNKMNEVKPHRPWAERTLARAEVFGVARENVGFVDLLAAALPTA comes from the coding sequence ATGCGGCACTTCGGGCATCTCTCCTCGGACACCAGGATGGGACTCTTCCACCGGGAGCCCCAGGAGTTCACCGCCGACGCCCCCGCCCACACGCTCGCCGTGGCGCTGGGGGCGACGCTGTACAGCCCCGCCACCCGCGAGAGCCTGGCCGACGACGTCCTGAAACAGGCGGAGCGGGGCGTGGTGTCCATGGTGCTGTGCCTGGAGGACTCCATCGACGACCGCGACGTGGCCGCCGGCGAGTCGAACCTCGTCGCCCAGTTCGCCGCCCTCGCCGCCCACAGCGCCGCCGGCCGGGGCCTGCCGCTGCTCTTCATCCGGGTGCGCACCGCCGAGCAGATCACCGATCTGGTCGAACGGCTGGGCGAGGACGTCCGGCTGCTGTCGGGCTTCGTGCTGCCGAAGTTCACCGAGGAGTCCGGCGGCCCCTTCCTTGAGGCGCTGACCCTGGCCGAGGCCGCCTGCGGGCGGCGGCTCTTCGCCATGCCCGTGCTGGAGTCCCCGCAGCTGCTCCACCTGGAGACCCGGGTGGAGACGCTGGCCGGCATCTCCCGCACCGTGGAGAAGTACCGCGACCGCGTCCTGGCGCTGCGGCTGGGCGTCACCGACTTCTGCTCCGGCTACGGCCTGCGCCGCGCCCCCGCGATGACCGCCTACGACGTGCAGATCGTCGCCTCCGTCATCGCCGACGTGGTCAACGTCTTCGGCCGCGCCGACGGCAGCGGGTTCACCGTCACGGGCCCGGTGTGGGAGTACTTCCGCCACCACGAGCGGATGTTCAAGCCGCTGCTGCGGCACAGCCCCTTCACCCCCGAGGCGGAGGACCTGCGCGAGACCCTGCTCGCCAAGGACATGGACGGCCTGCTGCGCGAGATCGAGCTCGACCGCGCCAACGGCCTCCAGGGCAAGACCTGCATCCACCCCAGCCACGTGCCGGTGGTCAACTCGCTCAACGTGGTCAGCCACGAGGAGTACTGCGACGCCGCCGACATCCTCAGGGAGGACCGCAGCGGCGGCGGGGTGCTGCGGTCGGCGTACACCAACAAGATGAACGAGGTGAAGCCGCACCGGCCCTGGGCCGAGCGGACCCTCGCCCGCGCCGAGGTCTTCGGCGTCGCCCGCGAGAACGTCGGGTTCGTCGACCTGCTCGCGGCCGCGCTGCCGACCGCGTGA
- a CDS encoding Tellurium resistance has protein sequence MAWWRFLQPGGARQLDMANAHSVELTKRQPEVNLTRNGAAVGNMRVNLSWQMRTSDTGDWALERGGFLRRQMESFRPHVVQAAGPAMVNVDLDLACMYELADGSKGVVQPLGDFLGDLDAAPYIQMSGDDRFGGSSGETMYINFEKADEFKRLLVFVYIYDGTPAFDRAHAKVEIFPGSGPRIEIPLTERHPQARSCAVLLIENRKGELWARREVKYVYGFQAEIDRLYGWGLQWGRGYKSKV, from the coding sequence ATGGCCTGGTGGCGGTTCCTGCAACCTGGCGGCGCCCGCCAGTTGGACATGGCGAACGCCCACAGCGTGGAGCTCACCAAGCGCCAGCCGGAGGTGAACCTCACCCGGAACGGCGCCGCCGTCGGCAACATGCGCGTCAACCTGTCGTGGCAGATGCGCACGTCGGACACCGGTGACTGGGCGCTGGAGCGAGGCGGTTTCCTGCGCCGCCAGATGGAGTCGTTCCGGCCACATGTGGTGCAGGCGGCGGGACCCGCGATGGTCAACGTCGACCTGGACCTGGCCTGCATGTACGAACTGGCCGACGGCTCCAAGGGCGTGGTCCAGCCGCTGGGCGACTTCCTGGGCGACCTGGACGCGGCACCGTACATCCAGATGAGCGGCGACGACCGGTTCGGCGGCTCCTCCGGCGAGACGATGTACATCAACTTCGAGAAGGCCGACGAGTTCAAGCGGCTGCTCGTCTTCGTCTACATCTACGACGGCACCCCCGCCTTCGACCGCGCCCACGCGAAGGTGGAGATCTTCCCCGGCTCCGGGCCCCGGATCGAGATCCCGCTCACCGAGCGCCACCCGCAGGCCCGTTCGTGCGCGGTGCTGCTGATCGAGAACCGCAAGGGCGAGCTGTGGGCCCGCCGCGAGGTCAAGTACGTCTACGGCTTCCAGGCCGAGATCGACCGCCTCTACGGGTGGGGCCTTCAGTGGGGGCGCGGCTACAAGTCCAAGGTCTGA
- a CDS encoding peroxiredoxin — MEERGVAGGGAIAAGVAAPGFELPDQHGRTVRLADFRGVKNVVLLFFPFAFTSVCTGELRAVQEALPSFQNDHVQVLAASCDSMHALRAFSDAEELEFPLLSDFWPHGTAARSYGVFAADKGCALRGTFVIDRTGTVRWTAVNALPDARDLDGYAKALQAL; from the coding sequence GTGGAGGAGCGGGGCGTGGCGGGCGGGGGCGCGATCGCGGCGGGGGTGGCGGCGCCCGGGTTCGAACTGCCCGACCAGCACGGCCGCACGGTGCGGCTGGCCGACTTCCGGGGCGTGAAGAACGTGGTGCTGCTCTTCTTCCCCTTCGCCTTCACCAGCGTCTGCACCGGCGAGCTGCGGGCCGTCCAGGAGGCCCTGCCGTCCTTCCAGAACGACCACGTCCAGGTGCTCGCCGCCTCCTGCGACTCCATGCACGCGCTGCGTGCCTTCTCCGACGCCGAGGAGCTGGAGTTCCCGCTGCTGTCGGACTTCTGGCCGCACGGAACCGCCGCCCGCTCCTACGGGGTCTTCGCCGCCGACAAGGGGTGCGCGCTGCGCGGCACCTTCGTCATCGACCGGACCGGCACCGTGCGGTGGACCGCCGTCAACGCGCTGCCGGACGCGCGGGACCTGGACGGGTACGCGAAGGCGCTCCAGGCTCTGTGA
- a CDS encoding DUF475 domain-containing protein, with protein sequence MLLRTFGWSLGITAAGLALAGILWGGQGVAIVAILSVLEISLSFDNAVINAGIVRKLNPFWQRIFLTVGVLIAVFGMRLVFPIIIVAVTAKLSPWEAVRIAVNDHDRYENLVTNAHPAIAAFGGMFLLMIFLDFIFEDREITWLSWLEKPLAKLGKLDMLSVVVAMVALVVAGTTVATGVPLHGGHGTVDKGETVLLSGVAGLITYLVVGGVSSFFEERLEDEDEDGDEDGGEGGEGAERQPREAAVGNGSGASRSQAASVAGLAGKAAFFMFLYLEVIDASFSFDGVIGAFAISNDIFEIALGLGIGAMYIRSLTVFLVRKGTLDDYVYLEHGAHYAIGALAVILLVTIKYEVSEVVTGLVGVVLILASYWSSVVRNRRLGADSSQSDDDKTEVASRT encoded by the coding sequence GTGCTCCTCAGAACATTCGGCTGGTCGTTGGGCATCACTGCCGCCGGCCTCGCCCTGGCCGGCATCCTCTGGGGAGGCCAAGGCGTCGCGATCGTCGCCATCCTGTCCGTCCTCGAAATCTCCCTGTCCTTCGACAACGCCGTGATCAACGCGGGGATCGTCCGCAAGCTCAACCCCTTCTGGCAGCGGATCTTCCTGACCGTCGGCGTGCTCATCGCCGTGTTCGGCATGCGGCTGGTCTTCCCGATCATCATCGTGGCCGTCACCGCCAAGCTGAGCCCGTGGGAAGCGGTGCGGATCGCGGTCAACGACCACGACCGCTACGAGAACCTGGTGACCAACGCCCACCCGGCGATCGCCGCGTTCGGCGGGATGTTCCTGCTGATGATCTTCCTGGACTTCATCTTCGAGGACCGGGAGATCACCTGGCTGTCGTGGCTGGAGAAGCCGCTGGCCAAGCTCGGCAAGCTGGACATGCTCTCGGTCGTGGTGGCGATGGTCGCGCTGGTCGTCGCCGGCACCACCGTGGCCACCGGGGTGCCGCTGCACGGCGGCCACGGCACCGTCGACAAGGGCGAGACGGTGCTGCTGTCCGGCGTCGCCGGCCTGATCACCTACCTGGTGGTCGGCGGCGTCTCCAGCTTCTTCGAGGAGCGCCTGGAGGACGAGGACGAGGACGGCGACGAGGACGGCGGCGAGGGGGGCGAAGGAGCCGAGCGGCAGCCGCGGGAGGCCGCGGTCGGCAACGGCTCCGGCGCCAGCCGGTCGCAGGCCGCGAGCGTGGCCGGACTGGCCGGCAAGGCGGCGTTCTTCATGTTCCTCTACCTGGAGGTCATCGACGCGTCGTTCTCCTTCGACGGCGTCATCGGCGCCTTCGCGATCAGCAACGACATCTTCGAGATCGCCCTGGGCCTGGGCATCGGCGCGATGTACATCCGGTCGCTGACCGTCTTCCTGGTCCGCAAGGGCACCCTGGACGACTACGTCTACCTGGAGCACGGCGCCCACTACGCCATCGGCGCGCTGGCCGTCATCCTGCTGGTGACCATCAAGTACGAGGTGAGCGAGGTCGTCACCGGCCTGGTCGGGGTTGTCCTGATCCTGGCGTCGTACTGGTCGTCGGTGGTACGCAACCGCCGTCTCGGGGCAGACTCCTCGCAGTCGGACGACGACAAGACCGAGGTGGCGTCCCGGACCTGA
- the aceE gene encoding pyruvate dehydrogenase (acetyl-transferring), homodimeric type, translated as MASSDRNPIIIGGLPSQVPDFDPEETAEWLDSLDAAIDSGGRERARYLMLRLIERAREKRVAVPEMRSSDYVNTIATRDEPFFPGNEEIERRILNATRWNAAVMVSRAQRPGIGVGGHIATFASSASLYDVGFNHFFRGKDKGTGGDQVFFQGHASPGIYARAFLLDRLTETQLDAFRQERSKAPDGLSSYPHPRLMPDFWEFPTVSMGLGPLGAIYQARMNRYLQARGIADTSASHVWAFLGDGEMDEPESLGQLSIAAREGLDNLTFVVNCNLQRLDGPVRGNGKIIQELESQFRGAGWNVIKLVWDRSWDPLLAQDRDGLLVNRMNTTPDGQFQTYATETGAYIREHFFGDDQRLRKMVENLTDEQILHLGRGGHDHRKIFAAYTAAMAHKGQPTVILAQTIKGWTLGPNFEGRNATHQMKKLTVADLKGFRDRLHLPITDRQLEEGYPPYYHPGRDSEEIQYMHDHRRSLDGYVPTRVVRAKPLPLPPEKTYATAKKGTGAQSIATTMAFVRVLKDLMRDKEIGKRFVLIAPDEYRTFGMDAFFPSAKIYNPLGQQYESVDRELLLAYKESPTGQMLHDGISEAGCTASLIAAGSSYATHGEPLIPVYVFYSMFGFQRTGDQFWQMADQLARGFVLGATAGRTTLTGEGLQHADGHSQLLASTNPACVAYDPAYAFEIAHIVQDGLRRMYGETADGRPGEDVFYYLTVYNEPIQHPAEPADVDVEGILKGVHRFQPATAGQVPAQILASGVAVPWAVEAQRILAEEWNVAADVWSATSWNELRREAVAVEEHNLLHPEEEQRVPWVTRKLSGHEGPFVAVSDWMRSVPDQISRWVPGRYASLGADGFGFADTRGAARRHFHIDAQSIVLAVLTELARDGKVDRSALKQAVDRYQLLDTSAADPGAAGGDA; from the coding sequence GTGGCTTCCTCCGATCGCAACCCGATCATCATCGGCGGCCTTCCCAGCCAGGTCCCGGATTTCGATCCCGAGGAGACGGCTGAGTGGCTCGACTCGCTCGACGCGGCCATCGACAGCGGGGGCCGGGAGCGGGCCCGCTACCTGATGCTGCGGCTCATCGAGCGCGCGCGTGAGAAGCGTGTCGCCGTGCCGGAGATGCGCAGCAGCGACTACGTCAACACCATCGCCACCAGGGACGAGCCGTTCTTCCCGGGCAACGAGGAGATCGAGCGCAGGATCCTCAACGCCACCCGGTGGAACGCCGCGGTGATGGTCTCCCGCGCGCAGCGCCCGGGGATCGGCGTCGGCGGCCACATCGCCACCTTCGCCTCCTCCGCCTCCCTCTACGACGTGGGCTTCAACCACTTCTTCCGCGGCAAGGACAAGGGCACCGGCGGCGACCAGGTCTTCTTCCAGGGCCACGCCTCCCCCGGCATCTACGCGCGCGCGTTCCTGCTCGACCGGCTCACCGAGACCCAGCTGGACGCGTTCCGCCAGGAGAGGTCCAAGGCGCCCGACGGGCTCTCCAGCTACCCGCACCCGCGGCTGATGCCGGACTTCTGGGAGTTCCCGACCGTGTCCATGGGCCTGGGCCCGCTGGGCGCGATCTACCAGGCCCGGATGAACCGCTACCTCCAGGCGCGCGGCATCGCCGACACCTCCGCCTCGCACGTGTGGGCGTTCCTCGGCGACGGCGAGATGGACGAGCCGGAGTCGCTGGGCCAGCTGTCCATCGCCGCCCGCGAGGGGCTGGACAACCTCACCTTCGTGGTGAACTGCAACCTCCAGCGCCTCGACGGCCCGGTCCGCGGCAACGGCAAGATCATCCAGGAGCTGGAGTCGCAGTTCCGCGGCGCCGGCTGGAACGTGATCAAGCTGGTGTGGGACCGCTCCTGGGACCCGCTGCTCGCGCAGGACCGCGACGGGCTGCTGGTGAACCGGATGAACACCACGCCCGACGGCCAGTTCCAGACGTACGCCACCGAGACCGGCGCCTACATCCGCGAGCACTTCTTCGGCGACGACCAGCGGCTGCGGAAGATGGTGGAGAACCTCACCGACGAGCAGATCCTGCACCTGGGCCGCGGCGGCCACGACCACCGCAAGATCTTCGCCGCCTACACCGCGGCGATGGCGCACAAGGGCCAGCCGACGGTGATCCTCGCCCAGACCATCAAGGGCTGGACGCTCGGGCCGAACTTCGAGGGCCGCAACGCGACCCACCAGATGAAGAAGCTCACCGTCGCCGACCTCAAGGGCTTCCGGGACCGGCTGCACCTGCCGATCACCGACCGACAGCTGGAGGAGGGGTACCCGCCCTATTACCACCCGGGCCGGGACTCCGAAGAGATCCAGTACATGCACGACCACCGCAGGTCGCTGGACGGCTACGTGCCCACCCGCGTGGTCCGCGCCAAGCCGCTGCCGCTGCCGCCGGAGAAGACCTACGCGACGGCGAAGAAGGGCACCGGGGCGCAGTCGATCGCCACCACCATGGCGTTCGTCCGGGTCCTGAAGGACCTCATGCGGGACAAGGAGATCGGCAAGCGGTTCGTGCTGATCGCCCCCGACGAGTACCGCACCTTCGGCATGGACGCGTTCTTCCCGAGCGCCAAGATCTACAACCCGCTGGGCCAGCAGTACGAGTCCGTCGACCGCGAGCTGCTGCTCGCCTACAAGGAGTCGCCGACCGGCCAGATGCTCCACGACGGCATCTCCGAGGCCGGCTGTACCGCCTCGCTGATCGCCGCCGGGTCGTCGTACGCCACCCACGGCGAGCCGCTGATCCCGGTCTACGTCTTCTACTCGATGTTCGGGTTCCAGCGCACCGGCGACCAGTTCTGGCAGATGGCCGACCAGCTCGCCCGCGGCTTCGTCCTGGGCGCCACCGCCGGCCGCACCACGCTCACCGGCGAGGGCCTCCAGCACGCCGACGGCCACTCGCAGCTGCTGGCCTCCACCAACCCCGCCTGCGTGGCCTACGACCCGGCGTACGCGTTCGAGATCGCCCACATCGTCCAGGACGGCCTGCGGCGGATGTACGGCGAGACCGCCGACGGCAGGCCGGGCGAGGACGTCTTCTACTACCTGACCGTCTACAACGAGCCGATCCAGCACCCGGCCGAGCCGGCGGACGTGGACGTCGAGGGCATCCTCAAGGGCGTGCACCGCTTCCAGCCGGCCACCGCCGGGCAGGTCCCCGCGCAGATCCTCGCCTCCGGCGTGGCCGTGCCGTGGGCGGTCGAGGCGCAGCGCATCCTCGCCGAGGAGTGGAACGTGGCCGCCGACGTGTGGTCGGCCACCTCCTGGAACGAGCTGCGCCGCGAGGCCGTGGCCGTCGAGGAGCACAACCTGCTGCACCCGGAGGAGGAGCAGCGCGTCCCGTGGGTGACGCGGAAGCTGTCCGGGCACGAGGGCCCGTTCGTGGCGGTCTCGGACTGGATGCGCTCGGTGCCGGACCAGATCTCCCGCTGGGTGCCGGGCCGGTACGCGTCGCTGGGCGCGGACGGCTTCGGCTTCGCGGACACCCGCGGCGCGGCGCGGCGCCACTTCCACATCGACGCGCAGTCGATCGTGCTGGCGGTGCTGACGGAGCTGGCCCGGGACGGGAAGGTCGACCGTTCCGCGCTGAAGCAGGCGGTGGACCGCTACCAGCTGCTGGACACCTCGGCCGCCGACCCGGGCGCGGCGGGCGGCGACGCCTGA